The proteins below are encoded in one region of Saccopteryx leptura isolate mSacLep1 chromosome 1, mSacLep1_pri_phased_curated, whole genome shotgun sequence:
- the TPBG gene encoding trophoblast glycoprotein → MPGGCSRGPAAGDARLRLARLALVLLGWVSSSSLTTSATSSTSSASFLASAVSSQPTLSGQCPPPCECSEAARTVKCVNRNLAEVPADLPPYVRNLFLTGNQLSVLPTGAFARRPPLAELTTLNLSGSCLMEVRAGAFEHLPSLRQLDLSHNPLAYLSPFAFSGSNASASTPSPLVELILNHILPPAASADKRQNQSFEGMVAAALRAGQALRGLRRLELTSNHFLYLPRDVLAHLPGLRHLDLRNNSLVSLSYVSFRNLTHLESLHLEDNALKTLHNSTLAELQGLPQVRVFLDNNPWVCDCHMEDMVTWLKETEIVQGKARLTCAFPEKMRNRILLELNSSDLDCDPILPPSLQTSYVFLGIVLALIGAIFLLVLYLNRKGIKKWMHNIRDACRDHMEGYHYRYEINADPRLTNLSSNSDV, encoded by the coding sequence ATGCCTGGGGGTTGCTCCCGGGGCCCCGCCGCCGGGGACGCGCGGCTGCGACTCGCGCGCCTGGCACTGGTCTTGCTGGGCTGGGTCTCGTCGTCCTCACTCACCACCTCCGCGACCTCTTCCACCTCTTCTGCGTCTTTCCTGGCCTCCGCGGTGTCCTCCCAGCCCACGCTGTCTGGCCAGTGCCCCCCGCCGTGTGAGTGCTCGGAAGCGGCGCGCACCGTCAAGTGCGTTAATCGCAACCTGGCAGAGGTGCCGGCGGACCTGCCCCCTTATGTGCGCAACCTCTTCCTCACCGGCAATCAGCTCTCAGTGCTCCCCACCGGCGCGTTCGCTCGCCGACCGCCGCTGGCCGAGCTGACAACGCTCAATCTCAGCGGCAGCTGCCTGATGGAGGTGCGCGCTGGAGCCTTCGAGCATCTGCCCAGCCTGCGCCAGCTCGACCTCAGCCACAACCCGCTGGCCTATCTCAGCCCCTTCGCTTTCTCCGGCAGCAACGCCAGCGCCTCGACCCCCAGCCCCCTGGTGGAACTGATCCTGAACCACATCCTGCCCCCTGCTGCCTCTGCGGATAAGCGGCAGAACCAGAGCTTTGAGGGTATGGTGGCGGCTGCCCTGCGAGCTGGCCAGGCGCTTCGAGGGCTCCGCCGCCTGGAGCTGACCAGCAACCACTTTCTCTACCTACCCCGCGACGTACTGGCCCATCTGCCGGGCCTCAGGCACCTGGACTTGCGCAACAACTCTTTGGTGAGCCTGTCTTACGTGTCCTTCCGCAACCTGACACACCTAGAAAGCCTCCACCTGGAGGACAACGCCCTCAAGACCCTTCACAACAGCACCCTGGCAGAGTTGCAAGGCCTGCCCCAAGTCAGGGTATTTTTGGACAACAATCCCTGGGTCTGCGACTGCCATATGGAGGACATGGTGACCTGGCTCAAGGAGACAGAGATAGTGCAGGGTAAAGCTAGGCTCACCTGTGCATTTCCAGAAAAAATGAGGAATCGGATCCTCCTGGAACTCAACAGCTCCGACCTGGACTGTGACCCtatcctccctccatccctgcaGACTTCTTATGTCTTTCTAGGTATTGTTTTAGCCCTGATCGGTGCCATTTTCCTACTGGTTTTGTATTTGAACCGTAAGGGGATAAAAAAGTGGATGCATAACATCAGAGATGCCTGCAGGGATCACATGGAAGGGTATCATTACAGATATGAAATCAATGCGGACCCCAGGTTAACAAACCTCAGTTCTAATTCAGATGTTTGA